TCTTTGTTCAGGCCGATCATAGAACCGTCTTTGAACAGGTACTCAGCCCACTCTTTCTCTTGCTCAGCGGCTTCTTTGAAGAGATCAAAACACTCTTGTTTTGCTTCTTCGGCGATCTGTAGGAAGGCAAAATCATCTTGGCCGTTACGCAGTAGATTGATCATGTGCTGCGTACCAGAAAGATGCAGCGCTTCGTCACGGGCAATCAGTTTGATGATCTTCGCATTGCCTTCCATCAGTTCGCGCTCGGCAAAAGCAAACGAGCAGGCAAAACTGACGTAGAAACGAATCGCTTCTAGCGCGTTAACCGACATCAAACACAGATAGAGTTTCTTTTTCAGATCATACAGGCTGACCTTGACGCTTTCGCCGTTGATGGTGTGCGTTCCTTCGCCATAACGGTGGTAGTCATTCGTTGCTTGGATAAGATCGTCATAGAAATGCGCGATATCTTTGGCACGCTTGAGAATGTGCTCGTTTTCTACGATATCATCGAAGACGATTGCCGGATCGTTGACGATGTTACGAATAATGTGGGTGTAGGAGCGAGAGTGAATTGTTTCCGAGAACGACCAAGTTTCAATCCACGTTTCCAGCTCTGGCAACGAAACCAGTGGCAATAGCGCCACGTTCGGACTGCGACCTTGGATCGAATCCAGCAGGGTTTGGTACTTCAAGTTTGAGATGAAGATATGCTTTTCGTGATCGGGCAGTTTGTTGTAGTCGATGCGATCGCTTGATACATCCACCTCTTCAGGACGCCAGAAGAAAGAAAGCTGCTTTTCGATCAGCTTTTCAAAGATTTCAAACTTCTGTTGATCGTAACGAGCAACGTTAACTGACTGTCCGAGGAACATCGGTTCTTTGAGTTGATCATTTTTTGTTTGGTTAAAAGTACTGTAAGCCATAGTGCCTCATTTCCTTTTATACCTCCCACTCAAGGGAGGTACTCGATAATCTGTCTTTACGGATGCTGCTTTTTAAGCGGATTAGATCTTACAACCGCCGCCAGCACAATCGTCATCTTGTGGTTGAACCGCATCTTTTTGTTCGTCTTTCGCACCGTCACGGGTGTTATGGTAGTAAAGCGTCTTAACACCAAACTTATAGGCAGTGAGCAGATCCTGCAGCAGTTTCTTCATTGGCACCTTGCCGCTATGGTAACGCGATGGATCGTAGTTGGTGTTGGCAGAAATCGCTTGGTCAACAAACTTCTGCATGATACCCACAAGGTGTAGGTAACCATCATTAGAACCAATGTTCCAAAGTAGCTCGTAGTTGTGTTTCAGCTCTGTGAAATCGGGTACAACTTGTTTCAAGATACCGTCTTTAGACGCTTTTACTGACACATAGCCACGAGGTGGTTCAATGCCGTTGGTGGCGTTAGAGATCTGAGAAGAGGTCTCAGAAGGCATCAGCGCTGTGAGCGTAGAGTTGCGCAAGCCATGCTCCATGATCTCAACGCGCAGCGCATCCCAATCGTAATGCAAAGGCTCATCACAGATAAGGTCGATATCTTTCTTATAGGTATCGATCGGCAGCAGACCTTTGGCGTAGTTGGTTTCGTGGAACGACGGACATTTACCTTGCTCTTTGGCCAACGCCACAGAGGCTTTCAGTAGGTAGTACTGAATGGCTTCAAAAGTGCGGTGAGTCAAACCGTTGGCGCTGCCATCGGAATATTTCACGCCATGTTTTGCCAAGTAGTATGCGTAGTTAATCACGCCCACACCCAGAGTGCGGCGGTTCATGGTTGACTTGTACGCCGCTGGGAGTGGGTAGTCTTGGTAATCCAGCAGCGCATCTAGCGCACGTACCACCAGATCAGACAGCTCTTCGAAATCATCCAGTGATTGAATCGCGCCGAGGTTAAACGCAGAGAGCGTACAAAGAGCGATCTCACCAGAGTCATCTTCCACGTTGCTCAGAGGTTTGGTTGGCAGTGCAATTTCCAGACACAGGTTAGATTGGCGCACTGGCGCCACTTCAGCATCAAATGGGCTGTGTGTATTACAGTGGTCAACGTTTTGAATGTAGATACGGCCAGTTGAGGCGCGCTCTTGCATCAGCAACGAGAACATCTCGATCGCTTTGACGGTAGTCTTCTTAATCGAGGCATCGTTTTCGTATTTTACGTACAAACGTTCGAACTCGGCCTGATCTTGGAAGAAAGCGTCGTAAAGCCCAGGAACATCGGATGGCGAGAACAGGGTAATATTGCCGCCTTCGACCAGACGTTGGTACATGAGTTTGTTCAACTGCACGCCGTAGTCCATATGACGAACACGGTTCTCTTCCACACCACGGTTGTTTTTCAGCACCAGCAGAGACTGCGCTTCACCATGCCAAAGCGGGTAGAATACCGTCGCCGCACCGCCGCGCACGCCACCTTGTGAACAACATTTTACCGCTGTCTGGAAGTACTTGTAGAACGGGATACAACCTGTATGGAATGCTTCACCACCACGAATTTCAGAACCTAGCGCGCGGATACGACCTGCGTTGATGCCGATGCCTGCACGTTGAGAAACGTAACGCACGATAGAGCTGGCAGTCGCGTTGATAGAATCAAGACTGTCACCACATTCAATCAGCACACATGAGCTGAACTGACGTGTCGGGGTGCGCACGCCAGACATGATTGGCGTCGGCAGCGAAATCTTAAACGTCGAGGTCGCATCGTAGAAACGTTTGATGTAAGACAAACGGGTCTCGTGAGGATATTTAGCGAATAAGCAGGCGGCGACCAAGATGTACAGGAACTGCGCGCTTTCGTAGATCTGGCCTGTTACGCGGTTTTGTACGAAGTACTTACCTTCGAGCTGTTTTACCGCTGCATAGGAAAAATCGAGATCACGTTTATGATCGATGTAGCTATCGAGTTCAGCAAGTTCTGCTTGGGTATAGTCTTGCAGAATGTGCTTGTCATACTTACCTAGTTCAACCATGCGTGTCACGTGCTCAAGCAGCGTTGGTGGCTCATACTGGCCATACGCTTTCTTACGCAGGTGGAACACCGCTAGGCGAGCCGCAAGGTATTGGTAGTCTGGCGTCTCTTCGGAGATAAGATCCGCAGCAGATTTGATAATGGTTTCATGAATATCAGACGTGGTGATGCCGTCGTAAAACTGGATGTGCGCACGCAACTCGACTTGAGAGACAGAGACGTTTTGCAGGCCTTCGGCGGCCCAAGCAATGACGCGGTGGATCTTTTCCAGATCAATATTTTCTTTACGGCCATCACGCTTGGTGACGGTAAGTTGTTGGTTCATTCTGCTTTATTTCCCTAAGAAAACTGATTAAAGCCGCATTTTTGAATCTTTCTTCTGAAACGATTGTAAATATCGTTACGGCTTTGTGATCAAAGTCTATCTATATATTGTAGTACAAACACAACATATAGGGGCACTACTGTTTGCGGGTAACAAGATAGTGCTATTGGCTGCTCATTTCAAGTTATAGCCTTGGGATGACTTGTGGATAAGTGGCGAAATCGAAAAAAACAGTAAGTAAACACTTACCGATGACAAAAGAGCTCAATTGAGTGGAGAAAAATGACAATTTTGGATCGGTTTAATCTTAACCGTCAGCAAAAATATTTTTCTTGATCTTTCAGTCATTTTGTAAGCCGACATTGGATTGTTTAAATTGGAAGCAAAAGCACAAAAATGGCGCAGTAAGCAACTAAAAAAGGCAGTAGATTTATGCTACTGCCAATGAAGTTATAGCGACATCGAGATCAGAATTTTTGCGTGTGGACAATGTAGTTGACGTCAACATTGCGTCCGAGCTTGTAGCTGTCAGTCAACGGGTTGTAGTGCAGACCTGTGATGCCTTGCTCGCAGAGATCGGTTTGGTCAATCATCTTGATGAGCTCTGAGGGACGAATGAACTTTTCATGGTCGTGTGTGCCCTCAGGGACGATCTTCAGTAATTTCTCTGCGCCGACAATCGCAAACAAATAAGACTTGATATTGCGGTTGAGTGTCGAGAAGAAGACGTGGCCACCGGGTTTTACCAATGCAGCGCAAGACTGAATCACCGACAAAGGGTCTGGCACGTGTTCCAGCATCTCCATGCAGGTCACTACATCATATTCGCCGGCATGCTGCTCTGCGTGATCTTCAATGGTGCTTTGCACGTAAGTGAGTTTGGTGCCCGTTTCTAAAGCGTGCAAACGGGCAACTTCTAGTGGCTCTTTGCCCATGTCTAAGCCAGTGACAATCGCCCCTTCACGAGCCATGCTTTCTGCCAAAATGCCGCCGCCGCAGCCGACATCCAATACCTTCTTGGCAAACAAACCTTGCGCTTTTTCCAGCACGTAATCAAGGCGCAGAGGATTGATCTGGTGGAGCGGTTTAAACTCGCCCTCTAAGTCCCACCAACGGGAAGCCATCTCTTCAAACTTTCTGATTTCATTTGGATCAACGTTTTGTGTTTTACTCATATGCTTCGTCCGCGCTGTGCTGCTTCCGTGAAAAGAAGGCGCATTATAACGCCATCGCTCTTTTCCTCCATAGGGAAAGGCGTTTTTGGTTGAATATGGCTAAATAATCACCTGTAATCAGCGTGATAGAAAAATAATGTGCAATTTCTCGGCAATTGATTCACAACCAACCTCACAACCTGATAAAAGGAAAGGGAAAGGGATGCCGCAACGGGGAATTGTGTGTTATATTTTTGCACCTTAAACGTATTGTACATACGATCAGAAAATAGAGGGATAATGGCTCTATGAGCGATCTAGCTAAAGAGATCACGCCCGTAAACATTGAAGATGAGCTGAGAGGTTCATACCTCGACTACGCGATGTCCGTTATCGTGGGTCGTGCTCTTCCAGATGTGCGTGATGGCCTAAAACCAGTGCACCGCCGCGTATTGTTCGCGATGAGTGTACTAGGCAATGACTGGAATAAACCATATAAAAAATCTGCCCGTGTAGTCGGCGACGTAATCGGTAAATATCACCCACATGGTGACAGTGCGGTATACGATACTATTGTTCGTATGGCACAGCCGTTTTCGCTTCGTTATATGCTGGTCGATGGCCAAGGAAACTTTGGTTCGATCGATGGTGACTCCGCGGCGGCAATGCGTTATACCGAAGTTCGCATGGCGAAAATTGCCCATGAACTTCTAGCAGACCTAGATAAAGAAACCGTGGATTATGTGCCCAACTACGATGGCACAGAACAGATCCCAGCGGTGCTTCCAACCAAAATTCCTAACCTGCTGGTCAACGGTTCGTCCGGTATCGCAGTAGGTATGGCGACCAACATTCCTCCGCACAACTTGACGGAAGTGATTGATGGCTGCCTGGCGTATATCAACAACGAAGCCATCACTATTGATGAGCTGATGGATTACATTCCTGGACCAGATTTCCCGACTGCTGCGCTGATTAGCGGACGTAAAGGGATTATTGACGCGTACAAAACAGGGCGCGGCAAAATCTACATGCGTTCAAAAGCGGAAATCGAAGTCGAGAAGAATGGCAAAGAAACCATCATCGTTACTGAGATCCCATACCAAGTAAACAAAGCTCGCTTGATTGAAAAGATAGCTGAGCTGGTAAAAGAGAAGAAAGTCGAAGGCATCAGTGCACTGCGCGACGAGTCTGATAAAGACGGTATGCGTATTGTGATTGAATGTAAGCGAGATGCTGTGGGTGAGGTGGTTCTCAACAACCTTTACGCCAACACTCAACTGCAAACGACCTTCGGCATCAACATGGTGGCGCTGGACAATGGCCAACCGAAGCTATTCAACTTGAAAGAGATGTTGAAGTGTTTCGTTGACCACCGTCGTGAAGTGGTCACTCGCCGTACCATTTTTGAACTGCGCAAAGCGCGTGAGCGCGCCCACATTCTTGAAGGTTTGGCGCTGGCTTTGGCCAACATTGATGAAATCATTAACTTGATCCGTCAAGCGCCAACACCGGCTGAAGCAAAAGCAGGCCTGATTGCTCGTGGTTGGGAACTGGGTAATGTAGCAGCGATGCTAGAGCGCGCGGGTACCGATGCAGCCCGCCCAGAATGGCTAGAGCCTCAATACGGTATTCGTGATGGCCTGTACTTCTTAACCGAGCAACAAGCACAAGCTATTCTCGACCTTCGCCTGCACAAGCTAACTGGCCTTGAGCACGAGAAGATCCTTGATGAATACAAGGCACTTCTTGACGAAATCGCTGAGCTGATGCATATCCTTGCCAGCACTGAGCGTTTGATGGAAGTGATCCGTGAAGAGCTAGAAGCGGTTCGCGATGCATTTGGCGACGCTCGTCGCACTGAAATTACCGCAGCAAGCCATGACATTGATCTTGAAGAGCTGATTGCTCGTGAAGATGTGGTTGTGACGCTGTCGCACGAAGGCTATGTGAAGTACCAGTTACTGAGCGACTACGAAGCACAGCGTCGTGGCGGTAAAGGTAAGAGCGCAACCAAGATGAAAGATGAAGACTACATCGAGCGTCTTCTGGTTGCCAACACGCACGATAACATTCTGTGCTTCTCCACTCGTGGTAAAACTTATCGCTTGAAAGTGTATCAACTGCCTCTCGCAAGCCGTACGGCTCGTGGTAAGCCAATTGTTAACTTGTTGCCGCTGGAAGAAAATGAACGTATTACCGCTATTCTACCGGTAACAGAATTCAGCGCAGACAAATACATCTTTATGGCGACTGGAGACGGCACGGTTAAGAAGACTTCGCTTGATCAGTTCTCTAATGTCCGTGCAAACGGTCTTATCGCGCTTAACCTACGTGATGATGACTCACTGATTGGTGTGGATATTACGGACGGCGAAAGCGAAATTATGCTGTTCTCTAAATTCGGCAAAGTAGTGCGCTTTAAAGAATCAGAAGAAACAGCGGTTGTCGATGAACATGGTCAACCTGTACTGGATGAAAATGGCCAGCCAGAGATCAAGTTCAAAGGCGTAAGACCGATGGGCCGTACTGCCGCGGGTGTACGAGGCATGAAACTGGCCGATGGTGACCAAGTTGTATCGCTCATCGTACCTAAGACAGAAGGGGACGTGCTAACCGTCACTGAAAATGGTTACGGTAAGCGTACCAGCCTGTCTGAATACCCAACCAAAGGTCGTGGTACTCAGGGCGTGGTTTCGATCAAAGTCTCTGAACGCAACGGCAGCGTCGTCGGTGCGGTTCAAGTTGACGAAGGCGACGAGTTCATGATGATCACCGATGCCGGTACACTGGTTCGTACCCGTGTGGCAGAAGTGAGCCAAGTGGGCCGTAACACGCAAGGCGTGACTCTGATCCGTACTGCAGAAGACGAATCGGTGGTTGGTCTACAACGTATTGAAGAAGTCGAAGAGGTGGAATTGCTAGAAGGCGATGAAGCGCAAGAGACTGATGTGGTTGTTGATGATACTCAAGACGAGCAGGAATAACGTGCTCTCTTCTTGAGAAAACAAGCGTATGTTGATAAAGGCCGGGTAGTTTTCTATCCGGCTTTTTAATTTTCACTCCCATTTTCCAGCGAAAAGTGAACTGGCTGGCAAAATATAGTTATGCAATTGGATGCTTTAACTCGATTTTGGAACCGAAGCCAGCAATTATCACATTTCTTGAGCTTAAAACAGCTCGCTCGCCCGACGATCTGGTACCCTGCGTACTTATGGAAAAAGCAGTAAGAGAAAGTGACTGCTTTTGCGTAGGAGACATACACATGGAATTGCAAGCTGCTTCCTCACTGTCAATCCATCTGGCAGCGATGATGGTACTGCTGATTGGTTACCCTTTTGGTTTGGTCGGGGTCAAACTAGCAAACAGTGGCTGTCGCGTAGCGAAACAGAAATGGGTTAATCGATTTAATTACTTTTTTGCTCTGATTTTGTTGATCTTTATGATCGCGTATATTCATAGCGATACTTTTTTAGCCATTGAGCTTTTGCAATTGTTTAAACCAGAGTAAACCAATCACGGCATTTTATTGGATCGAGAAAGATCTTATTTGATGATCCAATCTGATTTTCTGCGCTAAATAAGAAATACAATAAAGAAATAACGAGCAAAGATCTTTCTATTCGATAGAAATGATCGATTCTTCGCGCCTTCTTGATCATGAAACGGGACTTAGGAAAATAGAGTGATTGATCTTTCTTCGTCCAGTAAGGGGAGAAACATTCCGGCCAAATAGAGCACTAGGGTTGTATTTATTTGTTTGAATTAAATGACTTTTTCTCAGTGCCATTGCTTTAACAAAGTGCAGAGAAGCAACTCAAATGGCACTTGTGGCAATAAAATTTCTTTTGTTTGTGGAAAATATCGAGAGTTGGACGCGATCTTTTTCTCAGCAAAAGATCAATAATATCGCACGCTAGATAGGGATCATTTGTAGGAAGAATAAGATCAAGATCTGAGTAGAAAAATAATGTGATGACTATTCCATTGTCGATAATTAATTGTACAATTATCACGCAAGCTGTTATTATTTTTGAGAATTAACGATTTTATTTCTGGTAATAGTACGTGTGCTGATAGGGTAGTCGCAGTGGATACAGTCAAAACTCAACTAAAAAAAGATTTCTATTCACAGATTTATTCTCTGCAGTCTAATGCTGTGTCTCAATCGACTTCAACGTTAGCGGTATTAACCGAAGAAGAACTTAGCGAGCTGGAAGCCGCATGGATAGAGTTGGTGGTTTGGAAGAAAAACCAAACTCACTAAGATAAAAGAAAGTAAGACATCAGATGAACCTCAAACTTTTGTTTGGGGTTTTTTTACGCCTAAGGGTTGCCACGAGGGTTAATTGTTATAATATAACAAAAAATTCATTTGTGATCCGTATGTTGAATTTCTCAGTATCAGACCTCATATTTGGACTATAAGTGAGAGCAGATCATGTATGCAATATCAGATAGACAAAAATTAACAAATCAAGTGAGTGTAGGTATGGCGGAAGTTCGAGCCAGGGTCGATTTTAAAGTCGGCGCAAAAAGTGATATTGATGCGGAGATTTTATCGTTTCGCGGTCTTAACTCCGACAAAGAACATGTCGCGGTGATTTTTAAGTCAGCCGACAAGACTCAGTCGGTACCATTGGTGAGAATGCACTCTGAGTGTCTGACGGGCGACGTATTCCACTCCTCGCGCTGTGATTGTGGTGAGCAACTCGAAGAAACGATCACTCGCATGGGGCAATCTGGTGGCATTATTCTCTACTTGCGCCAAGAAGGACGCGGTATTGGTTTGTACAACAAAATTGATGCTTATTTGCTGCAAAGCCAAGGGATGAATACCTACGAAGCCAATAATCATTTAGGTTTTGGTGATGACTTGCGTGACTTCACTGAGGCGGCACAAATGCTTGAAGCGCTTGGAGTGAAACAGATCCGCTTAGTGACAAATAATCCGAAGAAAATTCGTGAACTGAAAGAGTATGGGATTGAGATTGTTGAAGTAGTCAACACCTCAGCGCATATTAAAGATGGCAACGAAAACTACTTACGTGCCAAAGTCTCGCATGGCAAACACAACCTTAAAGTTGACTGAGACAAGCGCTGGTCATTGATTGATATCCAACTTTCTAACAAAAGCCTCACTAAATTGGGGCTTTTTTCGTTTCTGGCTTGCAAAAAAAGTGTAAATTTGTATGATCAGCAACAAAAGTGCAAATGAGAATGGTTAGCACTACTAATAATATTAACAAATGCTCAACAAGGATGCTTTCAATGAATGCCAAGAACTTCTTGCTCCACTCTATTACCGCGTCAATCTTGCTTACTAGTGGCAGTGCGCTGGCGGCAAATGTCACTCAACAACAGGTCGTTGCACACTATGCTGACATTGCGCACGCGGTTTTTGCCGATTCACTGACCACGGCACAAGTACTTGAAAGAAAAGTAGAACAGTTCCTTTCTGCGCCGTCAGAAGCAAAACTCAACGAAGTAAAACAAGCTTGGTTTGCCGCGCGTGTTCCTTACCAGCAGTCAGAAGTGTTCCGTTTTGGCAATGCAGTCGTGGATGACTGGGAAGGTCAGTTAAATGCTTGGCCACTTGACGAAGGTTTGATTGACTACGTAGCGGCGGATTACCAACATGAACTGGGTAATGAAGGCGCCAAAGCCAATATTATTGCCAATACCACGCTGAAGATTGGCAACAGCACCTTGGATGCATCGAATATCACCCCAGAGTTGATTGCAGATTTAAACGAAGTCGGTGGCTCTGAAGCAAACGTTGCGTCAGGTTACCACGCGATTGAATTCTTGCTTTGGGGA
This Vibrio navarrensis DNA region includes the following protein-coding sequences:
- a CDS encoding GTP cyclohydrolase II yields the protein MAEVRARVDFKVGAKSDIDAEILSFRGLNSDKEHVAVIFKSADKTQSVPLVRMHSECLTGDVFHSSRCDCGEQLEETITRMGQSGGIILYLRQEGRGIGLYNKIDAYLLQSQGMNTYEANNHLGFGDDLRDFTEAAQMLEALGVKQIRLVTNNPKKIRELKEYGIEIVEVVNTSAHIKDGNENYLRAKVSHGKHNLKVD
- the nrdB gene encoding class Ia ribonucleoside-diphosphate reductase subunit beta, coding for MAYSTFNQTKNDQLKEPMFLGQSVNVARYDQQKFEIFEKLIEKQLSFFWRPEEVDVSSDRIDYNKLPDHEKHIFISNLKYQTLLDSIQGRSPNVALLPLVSLPELETWIETWSFSETIHSRSYTHIIRNIVNDPAIVFDDIVENEHILKRAKDIAHFYDDLIQATNDYHRYGEGTHTINGESVKVSLYDLKKKLYLCLMSVNALEAIRFYVSFACSFAFAERELMEGNAKIIKLIARDEALHLSGTQHMINLLRNGQDDFAFLQIAEEAKQECFDLFKEAAEQEKEWAEYLFKDGSMIGLNKDILCQYVEYITNIRMQAVGLPIAYPAATSNPIPWINAWLSSDNVQVAPQEAEISSYLVGQIDNEVSIDDFEGFEL
- the nrdA gene encoding class 1a ribonucleoside-diphosphate reductase subunit alpha, with translation MNQQLTVTKRDGRKENIDLEKIHRVIAWAAEGLQNVSVSQVELRAHIQFYDGITTSDIHETIIKSAADLISEETPDYQYLAARLAVFHLRKKAYGQYEPPTLLEHVTRMVELGKYDKHILQDYTQAELAELDSYIDHKRDLDFSYAAVKQLEGKYFVQNRVTGQIYESAQFLYILVAACLFAKYPHETRLSYIKRFYDATSTFKISLPTPIMSGVRTPTRQFSSCVLIECGDSLDSINATASSIVRYVSQRAGIGINAGRIRALGSEIRGGEAFHTGCIPFYKYFQTAVKCCSQGGVRGGAATVFYPLWHGEAQSLLVLKNNRGVEENRVRHMDYGVQLNKLMYQRLVEGGNITLFSPSDVPGLYDAFFQDQAEFERLYVKYENDASIKKTTVKAIEMFSLLMQERASTGRIYIQNVDHCNTHSPFDAEVAPVRQSNLCLEIALPTKPLSNVEDDSGEIALCTLSAFNLGAIQSLDDFEELSDLVVRALDALLDYQDYPLPAAYKSTMNRRTLGVGVINYAYYLAKHGVKYSDGSANGLTHRTFEAIQYYLLKASVALAKEQGKCPSFHETNYAKGLLPIDTYKKDIDLICDEPLHYDWDALRVEIMEHGLRNSTLTALMPSETSSQISNATNGIEPPRGYVSVKASKDGILKQVVPDFTELKHNYELLWNIGSNDGYLHLVGIMQKFVDQAISANTNYDPSRYHSGKVPMKKLLQDLLTAYKFGVKTLYYHNTRDGAKDEQKDAVQPQDDDCAGGGCKI
- the ubiG gene encoding bifunctional 2-polyprenyl-6-hydroxyphenol methylase/3-demethylubiquinol 3-O-methyltransferase UbiG; translation: MSKTQNVDPNEIRKFEEMASRWWDLEGEFKPLHQINPLRLDYVLEKAQGLFAKKVLDVGCGGGILAESMAREGAIVTGLDMGKEPLEVARLHALETGTKLTYVQSTIEDHAEQHAGEYDVVTCMEMLEHVPDPLSVIQSCAALVKPGGHVFFSTLNRNIKSYLFAIVGAEKLLKIVPEGTHDHEKFIRPSELIKMIDQTDLCEQGITGLHYNPLTDSYKLGRNVDVNYIVHTQKF
- the gyrA gene encoding DNA topoisomerase (ATP-hydrolyzing) subunit A, coding for MSDLAKEITPVNIEDELRGSYLDYAMSVIVGRALPDVRDGLKPVHRRVLFAMSVLGNDWNKPYKKSARVVGDVIGKYHPHGDSAVYDTIVRMAQPFSLRYMLVDGQGNFGSIDGDSAAAMRYTEVRMAKIAHELLADLDKETVDYVPNYDGTEQIPAVLPTKIPNLLVNGSSGIAVGMATNIPPHNLTEVIDGCLAYINNEAITIDELMDYIPGPDFPTAALISGRKGIIDAYKTGRGKIYMRSKAEIEVEKNGKETIIVTEIPYQVNKARLIEKIAELVKEKKVEGISALRDESDKDGMRIVIECKRDAVGEVVLNNLYANTQLQTTFGINMVALDNGQPKLFNLKEMLKCFVDHRREVVTRRTIFELRKARERAHILEGLALALANIDEIINLIRQAPTPAEAKAGLIARGWELGNVAAMLERAGTDAARPEWLEPQYGIRDGLYFLTEQQAQAILDLRLHKLTGLEHEKILDEYKALLDEIAELMHILASTERLMEVIREELEAVRDAFGDARRTEITAASHDIDLEELIAREDVVVTLSHEGYVKYQLLSDYEAQRRGGKGKSATKMKDEDYIERLLVANTHDNILCFSTRGKTYRLKVYQLPLASRTARGKPIVNLLPLEENERITAILPVTEFSADKYIFMATGDGTVKKTSLDQFSNVRANGLIALNLRDDDSLIGVDITDGESEIMLFSKFGKVVRFKESEETAVVDEHGQPVLDENGQPEIKFKGVRPMGRTAAGVRGMKLADGDQVVSLIVPKTEGDVLTVTENGYGKRTSLSEYPTKGRGTQGVVSIKVSERNGSVVGAVQVDEGDEFMMITDAGTLVRTRVAEVSQVGRNTQGVTLIRTAEDESVVGLQRIEEVEEVELLEGDEAQETDVVVDDTQDEQE